In Candidatus Aegiribacteria sp., the sequence TTTGTCTTACTGTTGGATCAGTTTTCCTATTGCTCTATTGTACTCAATCCGTCACCGCTCTTAGACAACATTGTACGCATACTCAGTATAGAAAGAATATTCCTTCAATGAGAAGACCGTTTGGCGGAGTTAGATATTTTAATGAATTACAGAAACATTATCATTCCACGAATTAGTTACATACACATAGTCTCCGGATGGAAGGGAACAGATGCCTAATGGATAGTATCCTACATCAACAGTTGCCAAAACATTATTATCTGAGGTTCGGATTATGGAAACATTATGACTACCGCAATTAGCCACATATACATAGTCTCCGGTTGGAAGAGAACAGATGCCAAATGGATCGTATCCTACACCAACAGTTGCAACAACAGTATTATCTGAGGTGCGGATTATGGAAACGATGTTACTACCAGCATTAGCCACATATACATGATTTCCGGATGGACTGGAGCAGATTCGCCAAGGACCATCTCCCACATCAACAGTTGCTGCAATAGTATTATCTGAGGTGCGGATTATAGAAACGTTATTACTACTGTAATTAGCAACATACACGTAGTCTCCAGATGGACTTGAGCAGATGCCATAAGGGTAATCTCCCACACCAACAACAGTAATTACACTATCTGGCAATGCAACCGGAATATCAACTGAAACCTCATTGCTCCAAACACCGTTGTCGTTAGTATCAGTTGTCTTAAGGGCATAAAAATACTGTGTCGCCCAGTCTAAATCACTGTCTATGTATTCAGTTGTGTTTACATCGTTGATGACTATAAGAACTTCTGCGGAGGAAGGATCGGTAGATATTCCAGGGGATTCAGACTTATAAAGAACATAGGTTTTGAAAGCCGCTTCACCGCAAATAGTCCATGAAGCTGTTACTTCACAACTTCCCTTTGCACCAGTTCCAATCTCCCGGGAATTCGCCATTGAAAGGGCTGTCTGAGAGGGAGTGCCTGGGCTATTATCCTCTCCGGCTTTTGAAAGGGTCACCTGTATATTCCGCTGAAAGTGTAGATGGACTTACATCAGCACCAGATGGCCCAGTACTGTCTCCACAAGATAATGTCAGAGCAAATGTGGCAAGCAGGGGTAATAGTATCCCTTTTCTCATTTCAACCTCCTGGAAATAGTCAATGTACTAGTACTGCTAACTGATGATAGAATACTAGATTTTATTCCGTTGGCAATCTGCCCAGATATGCGCTCTAAAACTTCCCATGAAGCTGTGCATTCTCTTCTAGATTAAGAATATCAAAAGGAATCTTGGCAATTCAATGAATATCTGATGAACGATTCCTCCATGAGAATATAGGTGCGATAATTCCCCTGCCGAGAATTAGTGTAAAGGGAGGGGAGGGATTTATGGGTGAAAGTCCTTCAGTTCAAGATGTAATAAGCGGAAGTGAAAAGAAACCGTAGGATGACCGAAGGTTCCGCCTGCTCTGCACGATAACAGATTTCTACTACTGAGGTTGAAGAAAGATCAAGACATTAGCGATTCACCGACGAGTAAAAAGCTTTGCTTTCTTTATGCAAAAGGACTGTTGCTTTGTAATCGAGGTGGAAAATGAGCAAGATTACATATATCCCGGAGTAGTTTTATTTGAAGAGACTTTGATCCTACAAGCCAAAATAGGTTCTAACAGGTCGAGGGGTATAATCCTGTGTAGGTGCTATACGAGAATGATCAAAATAAGTTGATCAGAATTTGGCTGGTAAAAAATGTGCGAGAGTAAAAACAGCAAAGTAAGGAGGACAAGATGTTTACTGATGTTGATTGGGTAATCATCGGGGTAGGAGCCAAGAACGGCTCTTCGAAAATCCCTTTTTTCAGAGCAAGAAGGATTATCACAGATTCTTTGCCGCCGTTCAGAGAAATGGATATTCCTAGAGAAAGCATGATTGCTAAAATCGACGATAAGGGACAGAAAGTTTTCACTATGTATCAAGATGATATGGGTGAAAATACTCTAGGTGAGAAAGTTAGCGTTACAAGAAGGAAGTATTTAAGGACAGATATGAATAATATTGCGATGGATAATCTGGAAAATCTTCCAGTAGTAGAAAGACTGCCCAGCAAATTGTAGCAATAACTGATTCTCTTCTGATGCTTGAATATTCAGATGGGTCTGGTGAGGACTGATTATGGAAAATTTCAAATATTCTGGAAAAAATTCTTCAGAAAAGTCATCCACAGAGACAGGAAATTAACTCCCTGAGTCGCAAATCTTATTGCATGAATGCGGTATTAAAAACAGAATTTTGGAATACAATACGTATTATTTTATATTTTTGTAAGTATAAGGTACTGTAAGTTGAAGAAGTGTGGTACGTCCCTGGAGGTGGAGTTTTGAGGGGGCGTTCGGGGGGGCGTAGGTCAGGATCAAGTCTGACGGATCTTTTCCCGCATTCCTGAGTAGTTCTTCGGCGTAAGCCGACCGCGACTGGGCATACTTTCCAGCGACGATCTGTATTCCGGAAAAAGATCTTTCCAGAAGGTCGGGAAGAATAACCGCAAGCCCGTGGATGGGAGTGTGATTTCTCCAGCAGTCCACATATACATTCCGCACTCTTCCTGCCAGAATGTCCTGAGAAAAAGTCGTTCTGGTCGAATTCACTTCCCCGCACAACACAGAGGTTCTGATTATGAGAGCTTCCGGATATCGGTTGAGTACGAACCTGTCTGCGATGAGTTTGGTCCAGCCATACAGAGATGATGGAACCGCAGGAGAGCTTTCGGTATATGGAGGTATCCCTCCGCTGTAGACCAGATCGGTTGAAAAATGAATCATGGGAATTGATTGAGCAGCACAGTGAATGGCCAGCCGGCGAGGCCATAATGTATTAAGTCTCCAGGATTTCACCGGATTACGATTACATTCGGATGGTTCGGATATGGCGGCAGTGTTAACTATGAGATCAAAATCCTGGTTGAGAAGCCGCTTCATGTCTTTCAAAGACAGAAGATCAAATGCTTCCGTCTTCATTCGTCCGCTTCCGGATACAGGCCTGATATTCCATTGCTCAGACAGGTCTTCCCTTATTGCCGATCCAAGTCTTCCCGAAGCTCCCGTAAGCAGAACACGGGGAGGATTCAACTATCCCTGTCTTTCGCCTGGAACCGAAATGAAGGTAGCCCTGGCGGAAGCTTTCTCAATACCCTCCTGGAAAAGGGAAGCCTGAAGTTTCATAATTCTTCCGCGCTGTTCTATCAGTTCCGCTTCTACGGTCACAGTTTCTCCCGTAATCACTTTTTTTCTGAACCTGACCGCTATCTCAACTGTAGCGCAGAATCCTCCAACGCTCATAGCGGCGTACGCCATCGACTCGTCGAGAACTGTTGAAAGAAGCCCGCCATGAACTATGCCTGTATAACCCTGATGTCTTTTTTCAGGCGTCCAGAGGATTATCGCCTTACCGTCTTTTCCTTCGGGATTCAGGCGGAGTCCATGAGGATTTTTCTCTCCGCAGACGAAGCAGTACCTGTCATCGTCAAAGATATCACTCATGGGCTACCGCCTGTTCTAAAAGCTGTTAAAGGAACCTGCCAGGGGCAGAGACAAGATATTCGAAAATACCATCGGTTCCCACGATTATCTGACCGTTGCTGTTCATGATAGTTTCCAGAGCCTCAAGCGATCTTACGAAACCGTAGAAATCGGGATAACTGTTGTAAGCATTCGCGTATATGGCCGCTGCGGTACTATCGGCGATTCCTCTGTATTCAAGAGCCTCCCTGCTGGCACCTGCATGTATTGAATCTACCCTGAGGTCAGTGTTAGCGATGATAACGTTGGACATTCTTCTGCCCTCCGCGCGGTATCTGGTTGAGATCCGGTTCCTCTCCGCCTGCATCCTTGTAAAGACGGCAATCTGGTTCTCAACAGGAAGGTCCGCCCGCTTAATCCGAACATCTACGATGTGTATGCCGTACTCTCTGGCCATCCGCCTGCAGGTATTCGTTACTCTTTCGAGTATCGCGATTCTGCCCTGCATCGGAGTCATTCTTATGAGCCTTATGGTCTCCTGAATTTCCCCTTCTTCATCGATGACGATATCCGCCAGAGTGTCTGTATAAGCCACGGTGTTGACGAGCCATACATAGTCATCAAGACCAATCGGATCGTTTGTGCTTCTTACGATCTGAATCAGATTGCTCTTGCCGAGTTCCTGCCTGATCATGGAATAGATTAAATCATCAAGGCGGGACATTGCTCCGTTTTCCGAGCGAACGCTCCTGAGAAACAGAAGGGGGTTTTCTATTCTCCATCTGGCGTAGCAGTCGACCTTTATATGTTTCTTGTCCTTTGTGACAACGTCAGCAGGAGGATCATCGTATTCAAGAATTCTATCGTCGAATATTTTCACCTGCTGAATGAAAGGTATTTTGAAGTAGAGTCCCGCTCCCTGGCTCAGGGCAACTCCCTGTGCGTTTTCTTCCATCCAGAGTCCAAGTTCAGCAATTTCCTCCGGAGTACGATCGCCTACAATTACCCTGACAGGATTTCCAAGCTGAAGAATCACGGCCTGTTCGGTTTCAGAGATGGTGAAGAATGCTCCGGTAATAACCAGCAGGATGAAAAGCGCCGCGAGTCCGTAAATTATATGCTTGACGCGTTTCATTACTCACCTCCCGTAAGATTGTAATGCGTGAGAGCACCGGCCGATTCGTCAACAACGGTTACATTAACATTTTCAAGAAGGGTTGTGAGAGTCTCGAGATGAAGTCTCACGGCTGTTACTCCCGGACTCTTTCGGTACTCCTCGGCTACCGCTGTGAATCTGAAGGCTTCTCCTAATGCCACGTTTACCCTTCCGGCGCTGTATCCCATTGCGGCATTCACCACTACGACAGAATCCGCAAGTGCCTCCGGTATTCTCTGGTTCCTGTAACTTTCTGATTCGTTGATGTATGCCTGCATATCTTCCCTTGCTGTAGCTACATCCTTGAACGCAGCGGATACTTCCTGGGGAGGCTGGACATCCATAAGCTGGACAGCGACAATATGTACGCCCATTTCATATTCATCTGCCAGATACTGAATGAGATCCATTATTCTGTTCTGAACCTCCAGCTTCCCGGTGGTCAGAACGGCGTCAATCGCATTATTTCCAACAACAAGTCTCGTGCTGGATTCAGCTATGTCCCTCAGTGTGCCATACTGATCACGAACATTGAAGAGGTAATCGGTGGCGCTGTTGATCCTGAACTGAACAATAACGGCAAGGTTGATGATGTTCTCGTCACCAGTGAGCATCTGTGCTTCAGCAAGCATTTCACGGTCATTCGTGAAGCTCTTGTATGAAGGCGGGTCTTCGGTAAGAGTTCTGAATCCAATTTCGATGCGCTGCACGATATTTACAGCCGGTTTGTACACCCTTTGAACAGGCCAGGGCCATTTGAAGTGAAAACCCGGTTCCGTTGTGGAAGTATATCTGCCAAAAGTAAGCACTACTCCCACTTCTTCCGGATCAACAATGTAGAACGGTCCCCCGAGAAGGAACCACAGCAAAACTCCCAGAGCCAGTATTCCCAGCTTGTACTTCCTCGGAAATAGTTCTCCGGATCTAACGACTTTCATTTCAACCTCCAAATTTCTCATTCAACATGAATGTGTAATAATTCTACATTTCCTTGAGTTTTCGCTGAAGTGTACGGCGCCCAATACCCAGCAGATCTGCGGCTCTTGTTCTGTTTCCACCTGTAAGCTCAAGTGTTTTCCTGATGGCCAGGTCTTCCAGTTCATCAAGGGAAACAGGCAGTTCCGCCTGAAGAACAGCGGTTTTCCCCGATGATGCCCCGGCTATTTCCGATGGAAGTTCCTTAACGCTTATTCTGCTGCCTGATATGATCAGAAGACTTTCCATGAGGTTTCGCAGCTGACGCACGTTTCCGGGCCAGCTGAATGATACAAGATGCTCAAGAGCATCGGGAGTAATCGAG encodes:
- a CDS encoding PaaI family thioesterase, which produces MSDIFDDDRYCFVCGEKNPHGLRLNPEGKDGKAIILWTPEKRHQGYTGIVHGGLLSTVLDESMAYAAMSVGGFCATVEIAVRFRKKVITGETVTVEAELIEQRGRIMKLQASLFQEGIEKASARATFISVPGERQG
- the hflC gene encoding protease modulator HflC, with the translated sequence MKRVKHIIYGLAALFILLVITGAFFTISETEQAVILQLGNPVRVIVGDRTPEEIAELGLWMEENAQGVALSQGAGLYFKIPFIQQVKIFDDRILEYDDPPADVVTKDKKHIKVDCYARWRIENPLLFLRSVRSENGAMSRLDDLIYSMIRQELGKSNLIQIVRSTNDPIGLDDYVWLVNTVAYTDTLADIVIDEEGEIQETIRLIRMTPMQGRIAILERVTNTCRRMAREYGIHIVDVRIKRADLPVENQIAVFTRMQAERNRISTRYRAEGRRMSNVIIANTDLRVDSIHAGASREALEYRGIADSTAAAIYANAYNSYPDFYGFVRSLEALETIMNSNGQIIVGTDGIFEYLVSAPGRFL
- a CDS encoding YncE family protein, which translates into the protein MTLSKAGEDNSPGTPSQTALSMANSREIGTGAKGSCEVTASWTICGEAAFKTYVLYKSESPGISTDPSSAEVLIVINDVNTTEYIDSDLDWATQYFYALKTTDTNDNGVWSNEVSVDIPVALPDSVITVVGVGDYPYGICSSPSGDYVYVANYSSNNVSIIRTSDNTIAATVDVGDGPWRICSSPSGNHVYVANAGSNIVSIIRTSDNTVVATVGVGYDPFGICSLPTGDYVYVANCGSHNVSIIRTSDNNVLATVDVGYYPLGICSLPSGDYVYVTNSWNDNVSVIH
- a CDS encoding sugar nucleotide-binding protein, producing the protein MNPPRVLLTGASGRLGSAIREDLSEQWNIRPVSGSGRMKTEAFDLLSLKDMKRLLNQDFDLIVNTAAISEPSECNRNPVKSWRLNTLWPRRLAIHCAAQSIPMIHFSTDLVYSGGIPPYTESSPAVPSSLYGWTKLIADRFVLNRYPEALIIRTSVLCGEVNSTRTTFSQDILAGRVRNVYVDCWRNHTPIHGLAVILPDLLERSFSGIQIVAGKYAQSRSAYAEELLRNAGKDPSDLILTYAPPNAPSKLHLQGRTTLLQLTVPYTYKNIK
- the hflK gene encoding FtsH protease activity modulator HflK → MKVVRSGELFPRKYKLGILALGVLLWFLLGGPFYIVDPEEVGVVLTFGRYTSTTEPGFHFKWPWPVQRVYKPAVNIVQRIEIGFRTLTEDPPSYKSFTNDREMLAEAQMLTGDENIINLAVIVQFRINSATDYLFNVRDQYGTLRDIAESSTRLVVGNNAIDAVLTTGKLEVQNRIMDLIQYLADEYEMGVHIVAVQLMDVQPPQEVSAAFKDVATAREDMQAYINESESYRNQRIPEALADSVVVVNAAMGYSAGRVNVALGEAFRFTAVAEEYRKSPGVTAVRLHLETLTTLLENVNVTVVDESAGALTHYNLTGGE